The proteins below are encoded in one region of Cololabis saira isolate AMF1-May2022 chromosome 21, fColSai1.1, whole genome shotgun sequence:
- the LOC133421416 gene encoding galectin-1-like, producing MSMELELKNVHLRSGDKLKVKGEILHDAERFQIDLGCDSDDLALHFNPRFHDDTDGTVLVCNSKIAGCWGDEKREIDNPLQRGSDVKIVLKLSGDVFEVELPDGQEVQFPNRVGMDVISYIRVAGDFKLTSFKIC from the exons ATGAGCATG GAACTTGAACTGAAGAACGTGCATCTGAGATCAGGAGATAAACTGAAGGTGAAGGGGGAGATTCTTCATGATGCAGAGAG ATTCCAGATAGACCTCGGCTGTGACTCAGACGACCTGGCATTGCACTTTAACCCCCGTTTCCATGACGACACTGATGGAACTGTCCTAGTGTGCAACTCAAAGATTGCTGGTTGTTGGGGAGATGAAAAACGAGAAATAGACAACCCTCTGCAGAGGGGCAGCGATGTGAAG aTTGTGCTGAAACTGTCCGGAGACGTGTTTGAGGTGGAGCTTCCTGATGGACAGGAAGTCCAGTTTCCTAACCGTGTTGGTATGGACGTCATCAGCTACATCCGAGTGGCAGGAGACTTCAAACTGACGAGCTTCAAGATCTGCTGA
- the pick1 gene encoding PRKCA-binding protein, translating into MFTEMDYELEEDKLGIPTVPGTVTLKKDANNLIGISIGGGAQYCPCLYIVQVFDNTPAALDGTLAAGDEITGVNGKPVKGKTKVEVAKMIQAVQGESVIHYNKLQADPKQGKSLDIVLKKVKHRLVENMSSGTADALGLSRAILCNDGLVKRLEELEKTAELYKGLMEHTKRLLRAFFELSQTHRAFGDVFSVIGVREPQAAASEAFVKFADAHRNIEKYGIQLLKTIKPMLHDLNTYLHKAIPDTKLTIRKYLDVKFEYLSYCLKVKEMDDEEYSSIAMGEPLYRVSTGNYEYRLVLRCRQEARSRFAKMRKDVLEKIELLDQKHVQDIVFQLQRFVSGMSHYYDECYSVLKEADVFPIEVDLSHTMINYSSQSVAYTEDEDEEDGGGGEDGGNTQAENGAEKLIDDE; encoded by the exons ATGTTCACAGAGATGGACTATGAATTGGAAGAAGACAAACT GGGAATCCCAACAGTACCTGGCACTGTCACTTTGAAGAAAGATGCTAATAACCTTATTGGCATCAGTATTGGTGGCGGGGCACAGTACTGTCCATGTCTCTATATCGTCCAG GTCTTTGATAACACCCCGGCAGCTCTGGATGGGACTCTGGCAGCAGGCGATGAAATCACAGGTGTGAACGGGAAACCAGTGAAGGGAAAAACAAAAGTGGAGGTGGCCAAGATGATTCAAGCTGTCCAG GGAGAATCAGTAATCCATTACAACAAACTGCAGGCCGACCCAAAACAGGGGAAGTCCCTGGATATCG tcctgaaaaaagtcaaacatcgCCTCGTGGAGAACATGAGCTCAGGCACAGCGGACGCTCTCGGACTCAGTAGAGCCATTCTGTGCAACG ATGGGCTCGTCAAAAGACTGGAGGAGTTGGAGAAAACAGCAGAGCTTTACAAAG GACTGATGGAGCACACTAAGAGGTTGCTCAGAGCTTTCTTTGAGCTTTCTCAAACTCACAGAG catttggggatgttttttctGTCATTGGGGTACGGGAGCCCCAGGCTGCAGCCAGTGAGGCGTTTGTAAAGTTTGCTGATGCTCACCGCAACATTGAGAAGTACGGGATTCAGCTCCTAAAGACCATCAAGCCT ATGCTCCATGACCTGAACACGTACCTTCACAAGGCCATACCTGACACCAAGCTCACCATCCGCAAGTACCTGGATGTAAAATTTGAATATCTG TCGTACTGCCTGAAGGTGAAGGAAATGGACGATGAAGAATACAGCAGTATT GCGATGGGAGAACCTCTGTACCGCGTCAGCACCGGTAACTACGAGTACCGCTTGGTGCTGCGGTGTCGGCAGGAGGCTCGTTCCCGCTTTGCTAAAATGAGGAAGGACGTTCTGGAGAAGATCGAGCTGCTGGATCAGAAACACG TTCAGGACATCGTGTTCCAGCTCCAGCGCTTCGTCTCTGGCATGTCTCATTACTACGACGAGTGCTACTCCGTTCTGAAGGAGGCGGACGTCTTCCCCATCGAGGTGGACCTCTCCCACACCATGATCAACTACAGCAGTCAGTCGGTCGCCTACACCGAAGACGAGGACGAAGAGGATGGAGGAGGCGGGGAGGACGGAGGAAACACACAAGCAGAGAACGGCGCAGAGAAGCTGATAGATGATGAATGA
- the plbd1a gene encoding phospholipase B-like 1: MFLGTRWFVFILLHVTFASAEKTTAATVYWDAQHKLVTLKEGVLETEGDAYGYLNDTLAGTGWSILEIRAGYGQTPETDEITFFLAGYLEGFLTAQQMMDHYTNMYPQLIRDPKVLEPVKTFMMKQDAWVREQVKLNKSSDPLWKHAGFLVAQMDGLQAGVADWAKREGKKPLSAFSIQFLNAVGDLLDLIPALVPDSNPPLRDFKLPGMGHCSALIKMLPGFENLLFAHSSWYTYAATMRIYKHWDFQISEPHTATGRMSFSSYPGFLVSLDDFYLLGSGLMMTQTTNNVFNSSLFDTITPNSLLAWQRVRLAHSLARTGEEWGKTFSMHNSGTYNNQYMVLDRSKVKLGHSIDDGALTVVEQIPGLVEYSDQTQALRRGYWPSYNVPFHQKIYTLSGYGEMWREYGEDFSYDLCPRAKIFRRDQADVKDLDSLKHIMRFNDYKKDPYSMGDPCKTICCRNDLKAEGASPGGCYDTKVTDFHMAGDFVAEAVNGPTTQDGLPPFRWDEFSGISHQGLPLSYNFTFVRMKPLLYKP, translated from the exons ATGTTTTTAGGAACGAGGTggtttgtctttattttactCCATGTGACCTTCGCCTCTGCTGAGA AGACGACAGCAGCCACGGTGTACTGGGACGCACAGCACAAGCTAGTCACACTGAAGGAGGGCGTTCTGGAGACGGAGGGCGATGCATACGGGTACCTGAACGACACCCTGGCCGGTACGGGCTGGAGCATCCTGGAGATCCGTGCCGGATACGGACAGACTCCTGAAACCGACGAGATCACCTTCTTCCTGGCCGGCTACCTGGAAGGTTTCCTCACTGCCCA GCAGATGATGGACCACTACACCAACATGTATCCGCAGCTGATCCGTGACCCAAAGGTCCTCGAACCAGTTAAAACGTTCATGAT GAAGCAGGACGCGTGGGTCAGAGAGCAGGTGAAGCTGAACAAGAGCTCCGATCCTCTGTGGAAACACGCCGGCTTCCTTGTGGCCCAGATGGACGGCCTGCAGGCAGGAGTGGCAGACTGGGCCAAGAGAGAAGGCAAGAAG CCGCTGTCGGCGTTTTCCATCCAGTTCCTGAACGCGGTGGGAGACCTGCTGGACCTGATCCCAGCCTTGGTCCCCGACTCCAACCCTCCACTCAGGGACTTCAAACTTCCAGGGATGGGCCACTGCTCGGCCCTCATCAAG ATGCTGCCAGGCTTTGAGAACCTGCTGTTCGCTCACTCCAGTTGGTACACTTACGCTGCCACCATGCGCATCTACAAACACTGGGATTTTCAGATTTCTGAACCCCACACTGCCACTGGGAGAATGTCCTTCAGCAGCTACCCTG GTTTCCTGGTGTCTCTGGATGACTTTTACCTCCTGGGCAGCGGTCTGATGATGACCCAGACCACCAACAACGTGTTCAACTCCTCCCTGTTTGACACCATCACTCCAAACAGCCTGCTGGCGTGGCAGCGGGTCCGGCTGGCTCACAGTTTGGCTCGCACAGGAGAAGAGTGGGGTAAAACCTTCTCCATGCACAATTCTG GTACCTACAACAACCAGTACATGGTGTTGGACAGGAGCAAGGTGAAGTTGGGCCACAGCATTGACGACGGTGCTCTGACGGTGGTGGAGCAGATCCCCGGCTTGGTGGAGTACTCGGACCAGACGCAGGCTCTGCGCAGGG GTTACTGGCCGTCCTACAACGTTCCCTTCCACCAGAAAATCTACACGCTTAGTGGATATGGAGAAATGTGGAGGGAGTATGGCGAGGACTTCTCCTACGATCTGTGTCCCAGAGCCAAGATCTTCCGGCGCGACCAGGCCGATGTCAAGGACCTGGACTCCTTGAAACACATCATGAGATTTAATG ATTACAAGAAGGACCCTTACTCCATGGGCGACCCCTGCAAGACCATCTGCTGCCGTAACGACCTAAAAGCTGAGGGGGCTTCCCCGGGTGGTTGCTATGACACTAAG GTGACGGATTTCCACATGGCGGGGGATTTCGTCGCCGAGGCGGTGAACGGGCCGACGACGCAGGATGGACTGCCGCCGTTCCGCTGGGATGAATTCAGCGGCATCAGCCACCAGGGCCTGCCGCTGTCATACAACTTCACCTTCGTCAGGATGAAGCCCCTCCTCTATAAGCCATGa